ATGCTGATCATTTGCACCTATAAGTGCCTGAGCCTCGTCCAGGCTGTCTATATTTATAATATTAGGCATGCGTAAACCCCTTTTTCAGAAAGTCTCTTTCCCCTTAAATTTACCACTAAGCCACCGCTACTGCAATGAATTAGTGCAGGTAGGGATGGTTCCAGAAAGTCCCGGAAGATCATTTCATCACCAGTACGTCCAGTTCAGAAATGATATTATTCGCAGCACTTCTGAAAGACAGGAAGGCTCCTGCTTCCACCTGTTTCCGATCAGCAAAGTCTATGGTCAGGTGCATCCCCGCCTCCTTCCCATGCGTAATCACCCGATGGACTTTGACTTCCTTTACACCTTCCGGAAGCGATGGTAGGCGGACCTTGTCCGTATCCAACCGTTCCTCGAGTTCAGCATGGTCCCCTTCAATAAAGGCAGCCAGTGCATCAATCAACAGGCGTTTTTTCGGTGCATTGCCGCAGTCCTTTGGAAAAAGTATGTGTACACCCTTCCCTGTAATGATGGTTTCCATTGAGATCCCCTCCTTCCAATACCTTTTACCCGCCCCGCAAGTTATTACAATATGATGAACAAGGATTTACATTGTTAATTTTGTCACAAAATATCAATTGTTTTCTGATCACTTTGATTTATATTGGAAGTAACAGGTAAAGGAGCGATGGTAATGAAACCAGAAATCAGAATTCCGGACTTCAACGAAGTCCCTTTCATAGTCATTTGGGAATTGACGCGCGCATGTGAACTGCATTGCCTGCACTGCAGGGCTGAAGCACAGGTTGAACGCAATCCCTACGAACTGTCCACTGAAGAAGGCAAGCGGCTTATAGACGATATCGCCGCAATGGAGTACCCGATGCTCGTATTCACCGGCGGAGATCCGCTGATGCGGACGGATGTATTCGAACTTGCAGAATATGCCGTGGAAAAAGGTGTCAGGGTTTCGATGACGCCGAGCGCCACACCGAATGTCACGAAGGAAGCGATGCAGAAGGCGAAGGATGTCGGACTGAGCCGATGGGCATTCAGCCTGGACGGCCATAACAAGCAGGTCCATGACCATTTCAGAGGGACTGAAGGAAGCTTCGACTTGACGATGAAAGCCATCAGCTATCTGAACGAACTTGGTATGCCGCTTCAGATCAATACGGTGATTTCAAACTATAACATCGAATACCTTGAAGAAATGAGGGAGATGGTCGAATCCCTCAACTGCGTGCTGTGGAGCGTGTTCTTCCTCGTACCGACAGGACGTGGGAAGAACGAGGATATGATCACCCCCGCCCAGCATGAGCAGGTATTCAGATGGCTGAATAAGATCAAGGACGAAGTCCCTTTCGACATCAAGACGACAGCCGCCCAGCACTACCGCCGGGTGGTCATACAGGATCAGATGCGTAAGAATAAGGATCCCGATGCGCAGATCCGCTACATGGATGCCCTCAGCGAAGGCAAAACAGGTACGATCGATGGCCTTGGACGCGCACCGAAAGGCGTCAACGACGGCAATGGATTCGTCTTCATTTCGCACATCGGCCATGTCTATCCAAGTGGATTGCTGCCGGTCAACTGCGGCAACGTGCGCGTCGACAAGCTGTCCGACATATACAGGAACTCGCCGATACTCAAAAGCCTCAGGAACCCTGACCTTTATAAGGGCAAATGCGGCGTCTGCGAATTCAGGCATGTCTGCGGCGGCTCCCGCTCAAGGGCCTATGCCGCCACTGGAGATTACCTTGAGAGCGAGCCTTACTGTGTATATATACCGAAAGCCTACCGAAAAAAGAAAAAGAAGGTCACGGAGAACTGACCGGGTGACATCAACGACTTGAAAGGGAACGCTATAGCGTGCCCTTTCTGTGTGTATCAGTGTATTTTTACTCTTTAATACTGTTATAATGGCTATAAGAAATAGGAGGGATATCCATGGAAAACCAACTTATCGTCCCCCACCTATGGTTTGACACGGAAGCAGAAGACGCAGTCGAATTCTACATGTCCATATTCCCGGAATCAAAGCTTACCGACCGTACGACATTGCACGATACGCCGTCCGGTGATGCACAGCAGCTTTCTTTTGAACTCTATGGCTATAAATTCATGGTCATCAACGCGGGCCCCTACTTCACGTTCAACCCATCCATCTCTTTCTTCATCAATTTCGACCCCTTAAAAGATGAGGAGGCAGAGCGGAATCTGGAGAAGACCTGGAACGCTTTGATTGACGGTGGCACTGCACTGATGCCGCTCGATGAATACCCCTTCAGCAAGAAATACGGCTGGGTCGAGGACAAGTTTGGAGTCTCATGGCAGCTCATACTTGGAGGTCCCGAGACGGGCGATTGGCCGAATATCGTCCCTTCCCTGATGTTCATCGATCAGAATCTCAGGAAATGCGAAGACGCCTTGGAATTCTATCTTTCAGTCTTCGAAAACTCCCGCATGGGGGAAATCGCCAGATTTCCGGAGGATACGCCTCCTCACCTGCCCGGCTCCGTAATGTACTCCGATTTCATGATCGAAGGCCAGTGGTTCTCCGCAATGGACAGTGCCGGCCCGCATGAATTCAACTTCAATGAAGCGATCTCCCTTATGGTGCTATGTGAGGACCAGAAGGCGGTCGACTACTACTGGAACGCGTTATCCGCAGAGCCGGAAGCGGAACAGTGCGGCTGGCTCAAGGACAAATTCGGTGTATCATGGCAGATCATCCCGAAGGAAATGAATAAGATGATTTCGAATGGCTCACCGGAACAGTTACGGAAAGTCACTCAGGCTTTCCTCGAGATGAAGAAGATCGACCTTGAAGCACTGAAACAGGCGTATGAAAGTTGACACAGGAAAGGGACCAGATGGATAGCAATCCATCTGGTCCCTTTTTTCTGCCTGGCTGCTCAATCCTCTTCTGTAGCATCGTCATATGCCTGGAGGGCCTTGCCGCCATATACACTGCCGGGACCGCCGCCCATGACGATGGCCACCCCTGCAATTTCAGCAACCTCTTCACGCGTTGCACCGAGCTTGATCAGCTTGTTCACATGATTGCCGATGCATCCTTCACACTTGTCTGCGATTGCGTAGGCCAGTGCGGCAAACTCCTTCGTCTTCTTATCCAGTGCACCGGATTTATAGGCCGCATCCTGAAGATCTTTAAAACTCTTCATCGTATCCGGGATGGTTTTCTGGAGCCGTTTCGTGTTGCCCTGGGCAACGGTGTTGATTTCATTGAAATGTGTCATATCCTATCACCTTTCCAACATTAAGTATGCTTCATATATTACTACAGCCTGCTGCGGAATGTCTGCCTAAACATCCGGATGAAGATATTTTTCATCCCATCTCTCAGGCAGCAGTTCCTCCAGACGGACAGTCCTGCCTGAGAGTCCGATTTCACACCCGTAGTTGTCCTCACCGACCTGGTTGATCAGCTCCCGGCACCTGCCACAGGGAGGAAGGATGCTGCCATCCTCATGTACAGCTATGATTCTCGCGACATCATATTCACCGGCAGTCACCATTGCAGCAATCGCAGAATGCTCTGCACAGAAGCCGATGGAAGATGGC
The sequence above is drawn from the Salinicoccus roseus genome and encodes:
- a CDS encoding carboxymuconolactone decarboxylase family protein; protein product: MTHFNEINTVAQGNTKRLQKTIPDTMKSFKDLQDAAYKSGALDKKTKEFAALAYAIADKCEGCIGNHVNKLIKLGATREEVAEIAGVAIVMGGGPGSVYGGKALQAYDDATEED
- a CDS encoding TIGR04053 family radical SAM/SPASM domain-containing protein; amino-acid sequence: MKPEIRIPDFNEVPFIVIWELTRACELHCLHCRAEAQVERNPYELSTEEGKRLIDDIAAMEYPMLVFTGGDPLMRTDVFELAEYAVEKGVRVSMTPSATPNVTKEAMQKAKDVGLSRWAFSLDGHNKQVHDHFRGTEGSFDLTMKAISYLNELGMPLQINTVISNYNIEYLEEMREMVESLNCVLWSVFFLVPTGRGKNEDMITPAQHEQVFRWLNKIKDEVPFDIKTTAAQHYRRVVIQDQMRKNKDPDAQIRYMDALSEGKTGTIDGLGRAPKGVNDGNGFVFISHIGHVYPSGLLPVNCGNVRVDKLSDIYRNSPILKSLRNPDLYKGKCGVCEFRHVCGGSRSRAYAATGDYLESEPYCVYIPKAYRKKKKKVTEN
- a CDS encoding VOC family protein codes for the protein MENQLIVPHLWFDTEAEDAVEFYMSIFPESKLTDRTTLHDTPSGDAQQLSFELYGYKFMVINAGPYFTFNPSISFFINFDPLKDEEAERNLEKTWNALIDGGTALMPLDEYPFSKKYGWVEDKFGVSWQLILGGPETGDWPNIVPSLMFIDQNLRKCEDALEFYLSVFENSRMGEIARFPEDTPPHLPGSVMYSDFMIEGQWFSAMDSAGPHEFNFNEAISLMVLCEDQKAVDYYWNALSAEPEAEQCGWLKDKFGVSWQIIPKEMNKMISNGSPEQLRKVTQAFLEMKKIDLEALKQAYES
- a CDS encoding cytidine deaminase family protein yields the protein MDDLYGIARERLNTRTTSREGKMGHVAAALMTAEGNIYTGVALDLPSSIGFCAEHSAIAAMVTAGEYDVARIIAVHEDGSILPPCGRCRELINQVGEDNYGCEIGLSGRTVRLEELLPERWDEKYLHPDV